A genomic segment from Alistipes senegalensis JC50 encodes:
- a CDS encoding 3'-5' exonuclease gives MTTVNNFIDKISNEQTALLPAIEFRGEICLVEHERDIAEACKRLAREPLIGFDTETRPSFRPGVTFRVSLLQLSTPTVCYLFRLNRIPLAKPILQLLESSDVLKIGADVAGDLRSLRQIRHFRDGGFVDLQALAPQWGIGEKSLRKLSAIVLGQRVSKAQRLSNWEAATLTDKQQLYAATDAWVCIRIYEQLLRTPKKPIRK, from the coding sequence ATGACCACTGTAAACAACTTCATTGATAAGATCAGCAATGAGCAGACCGCCCTGCTTCCGGCCATCGAGTTCCGGGGGGAGATCTGCCTCGTCGAGCACGAGCGCGACATCGCCGAGGCTTGCAAGCGCCTCGCCCGAGAGCCGCTGATCGGCTTCGACACCGAGACGCGCCCCTCGTTCCGCCCCGGCGTGACGTTCCGCGTGTCGCTGCTGCAACTCTCCACGCCGACGGTCTGCTACCTCTTCCGGCTCAACCGGATTCCGCTGGCCAAACCCATCCTGCAACTGCTCGAAAGCAGCGATGTGCTCAAAATCGGCGCCGACGTGGCGGGCGACCTGCGTTCGCTGCGCCAGATCCGCCACTTCCGCGACGGGGGCTTCGTCGATCTGCAAGCCCTGGCCCCTCAATGGGGCATCGGGGAGAAGAGCCTGCGCAAACTCTCGGCCATCGTGCTGGGCCAGCGCGTCTCGAAAGCCCAGCGGCTGAGCAACTGGGAGGCCGCGACCCTCACCGACAAACAACAGCTCTACGCCGCCACCGATGCCTGGGTCTGCATCCGCATCTACGAACAGCTGCTGCGCACACCGAAAAAACCGATCCGCAAATGA
- the yidC gene encoding membrane protein insertase YidC, which yields MDKKSIIGIAVVAVLFLGFAYINSKQQKEYLEKKEAYDAYMDSVARATRPAVPAADSTAIGEVQPGVTAEEAAAAARERQVETLGESLANAREAEPEEFTVENDVIAVRFSTRGGQITGVTLKDYTKYAPRGERNQQIELMDPATARFGLSFYVKNGLRNIPVNTLDYVFTAEPETTAADGAESVVVAMRLPVAEGSYLEYRYTIYDTKSPERDYLVDFDVRLVNMAREMANQTQIQIDWANTTYQNEKGFQNENMYTTLAYRFPGESSIEELGMSDGAKSKNISTQVSWVAFKQQFFSSVFIAPENVSYANLAFDTAAPESSLLKTFTAQMGVPYTPQTEGYDFAFYFGPNKYSILKKVDDSKGAEIHLERLVPLGWGIFGWVNRWCVIPVFDFLRNYIGSFGIIILILVVLVKLVISPLTYKSYVSMAKMRLIKPQVDELNKKYPKQEDAMKRQQATMELYKKAGINPMGGCIPMLIQMPILIAMFRFFPASIELREQPFLWADDLSSYDSVLNLPFSIPFYGDHVSLFALLMALSLFGYSYFSYQQTASSQPQMAGMKFMMVYLMPIMMLFWFNSYSSGLCYYYLLSNLFTIGQTLVIRRMVDDQKIHAIMQANAARKSKGKKSKFQQRYEELLRQQEAQQRAKRK from the coding sequence ATGGATAAGAAATCAATTATCGGCATTGCCGTCGTGGCGGTCCTCTTTTTGGGATTCGCCTACATCAACAGCAAGCAGCAGAAGGAATATCTCGAAAAGAAAGAGGCGTATGACGCCTATATGGACTCGGTGGCCCGCGCGACGCGGCCCGCGGTTCCGGCTGCCGATTCGACGGCCATAGGCGAAGTGCAGCCCGGAGTGACGGCCGAGGAGGCTGCGGCCGCGGCGCGCGAACGCCAGGTGGAGACGCTGGGCGAGTCGCTGGCGAATGCCCGCGAGGCGGAACCCGAGGAATTCACGGTGGAGAACGACGTGATAGCGGTGCGTTTCTCGACCCGCGGCGGCCAGATCACGGGCGTCACGCTGAAAGACTACACCAAGTACGCCCCGCGCGGCGAACGCAACCAGCAGATCGAGCTGATGGACCCCGCGACGGCGCGTTTCGGACTCTCGTTTTACGTGAAAAACGGGCTGAGGAACATCCCGGTCAACACGCTGGACTATGTGTTCACGGCCGAGCCGGAGACGACGGCCGCCGACGGTGCGGAGAGCGTCGTGGTTGCGATGCGTCTTCCGGTCGCCGAAGGGTCGTATCTGGAGTATCGCTACACGATTTATGACACGAAGTCGCCCGAACGCGACTACCTCGTGGATTTCGACGTGCGGCTGGTGAACATGGCCCGCGAGATGGCCAACCAGACCCAGATTCAGATTGACTGGGCCAACACCACCTACCAGAACGAGAAGGGTTTTCAGAACGAGAACATGTACACTACGCTGGCTTACCGCTTCCCGGGCGAATCGTCGATCGAGGAGCTGGGCATGAGCGACGGCGCCAAGTCGAAGAACATTTCGACGCAGGTGTCGTGGGTGGCGTTCAAGCAGCAGTTCTTCTCGTCGGTGTTCATCGCTCCGGAGAACGTCTCCTATGCGAACCTGGCTTTCGATACGGCGGCTCCCGAATCGTCGCTGCTGAAAACCTTCACGGCGCAGATGGGCGTGCCCTATACGCCGCAGACCGAAGGGTATGATTTCGCCTTCTATTTCGGCCCCAACAAGTACTCGATCCTCAAGAAGGTGGACGATTCGAAGGGCGCCGAGATCCATCTCGAACGGCTCGTGCCGCTGGGATGGGGCATTTTCGGATGGGTCAACCGCTGGTGCGTGATTCCGGTCTTCGACTTCCTGCGCAACTACATCGGCAGCTTCGGCATCATCATCCTGATTCTGGTGGTGCTGGTGAAGCTGGTGATCTCGCCGCTCACCTACAAGAGCTATGTCTCGATGGCCAAGATGCGCCTCATCAAACCGCAGGTCGATGAGCTGAACAAGAAATACCCCAAGCAGGAGGATGCGATGAAAAGGCAGCAGGCGACGATGGAGCTCTACAAGAAGGCGGGCATCAATCCCATGGGCGGCTGTATCCCGATGCTGATCCAGATGCCGATTCTGATCGCCATGTTCCGCTTCTTCCCCGCCTCGATCGAGCTGCGCGAGCAGCCGTTCCTGTGGGCCGACGACCTCTCGTCGTACGACAGCGTGCTGAACCTGCCCTTCTCGATCCCCTTCTACGGAGATCACGTGTCGCTGTTCGCCCTGCTGATGGCCCTGTCGCTGTTCGGATACTCCTATTTCAGCTATCAGCAGACCGCCTCGTCGCAGCCCCAGATGGCCGGCATGAAGTTCATGATGGTCTACCTGATGCCGATCATGATGCTCTTCTGGTTCAACAGCTATTCGAGCGGTCTGTGCTACTACTACCTGCTTTCGAACCTCTTCACCATCGGGCAGACGCTCGTCATCCGCCGCATGGTCGATGACCAGAAGATACACGCCATCATGCAGGCCAATGCCGCGAGGAAGTCGAAAGGCAAGAAATCGAAATTCCAGCAGCGTTACGAGGAGCTTCTGCGTCAGCAGGAGGCCCAGCAGCGCGCGAAGCGAAAATAG
- a CDS encoding alpha/beta hydrolase: MKKLLTTTLIALAAALTAGAQSRTEVYTLPSKILGVEKSCTVYLPDGYDRSGESYPVLYLLHGASGCHTDWTQKGYMRRITDETVASGMARPMIVVMPDAAGEGKNYTGRHMGYFDVPGWSYEQFFFEEFIPAVEKHYRIVGDKAHRAISGLSMGGGGTAVYALRHPEVFGSACPMSGLLDALPGPRNYDDAFKQSVADNSPVAMLREMPDDKLDGVRSVRWWVDCGDDDFLWKCNVDFYSLMRERNIPLQYRMRDGGHTWRYWETVLPDVLIFVSAGFGK, from the coding sequence ATGAAAAAACTGCTGACCACCACCCTGATCGCGCTCGCCGCGGCCCTGACGGCCGGGGCCCAGAGCCGCACCGAAGTCTACACCCTCCCGAGCAAGATCCTCGGCGTCGAGAAAAGCTGCACGGTCTACCTGCCCGACGGCTACGACCGCTCCGGAGAGAGCTACCCGGTGCTCTACCTGCTGCACGGCGCCAGCGGCTGCCACACCGACTGGACCCAGAAGGGCTACATGCGCCGCATCACCGACGAAACCGTCGCTTCGGGCATGGCCCGGCCGATGATCGTCGTCATGCCCGACGCCGCAGGCGAGGGCAAGAACTACACCGGCCGGCACATGGGCTATTTCGACGTTCCGGGCTGGAGCTACGAACAGTTCTTCTTCGAGGAGTTCATCCCCGCCGTCGAAAAGCACTACCGCATCGTCGGCGACAAGGCCCACCGGGCCATTTCGGGGCTCTCGATGGGCGGCGGCGGCACGGCGGTCTACGCCCTGCGCCACCCCGAAGTCTTCGGCTCGGCCTGCCCGATGAGCGGCCTTCTGGACGCCCTGCCCGGCCCGCGCAACTACGACGACGCATTCAAACAGTCCGTCGCCGACAACTCGCCCGTGGCGATGCTGCGCGAAATGCCCGACGACAAGCTCGACGGTGTGCGCTCGGTCCGCTGGTGGGTGGACTGCGGCGACGACGACTTCCTCTGGAAATGCAACGTCGATTTCTACTCGCTCATGCGCGAACGGAACATCCCCCTGCAATACCGCATGCGCGACGGCGGCCACACGTGGCGCTACTGGGAAACCGTCCTGCCCGACGTGCTGATCTTCGTCTCGGCGGGATTCGGCAAATGA
- a CDS encoding class I SAM-dependent rRNA methyltransferase: MIPKIYLRRGKEESLLRRHPWIFSGAIDHIEAEEESDFAEGALVEVYTRPGEFIAQGHYQVGSIAVRVLSFEREPIDQAWWNRRIAVAYDVRRTLSLTDNPATTCYRLVHGEGDSLPGLVVDIYGTTAVVQCHSVGMYHARQQIAEALRTVYGGRLTAIYDKSSQTLPFKADLGAVDGYLWGHAEHSSQVVTENGERFLVNWEKGQKTGFFLDQRENRELVKRYAKGRTVLNTFCYTGGFSVYALSGGAKEVCSVDSSERAVALAAENMQLNFGDSAAHSEVAADAVEYLKDIGDRYDLIILDPPAFAKHHKVLGNAMQGYKRLNARALSQIRPGGILFTFSCSQAVSKELFRTTVFSAAAIAGRKVRILHQLTQPADHPINIYHPEGEYLKGLVLYVE; the protein is encoded by the coding sequence ATGATACCTAAGATCTACCTGCGCCGCGGCAAGGAGGAGTCGCTCCTGCGCCGCCACCCGTGGATTTTCTCGGGGGCCATCGACCACATCGAGGCCGAGGAGGAGTCCGATTTCGCCGAAGGGGCCCTCGTCGAGGTCTACACCCGTCCGGGCGAGTTCATCGCCCAGGGCCACTACCAGGTGGGCTCGATCGCCGTGCGCGTGCTCTCGTTCGAGCGGGAGCCCATCGACCAGGCGTGGTGGAACCGCCGCATCGCCGTGGCCTACGACGTGCGCCGCACGCTCTCGCTCACGGACAACCCCGCGACGACCTGCTACCGCCTCGTCCACGGCGAAGGGGATTCCCTGCCGGGGCTGGTGGTGGACATCTACGGCACGACGGCCGTCGTACAATGCCACTCGGTAGGCATGTACCACGCCCGGCAGCAGATCGCCGAAGCGCTGCGCACGGTCTACGGCGGCCGGCTCACGGCCATCTACGACAAATCGTCGCAGACGCTCCCCTTCAAGGCCGACCTCGGGGCCGTGGACGGCTACCTGTGGGGCCACGCGGAGCACTCCTCGCAGGTCGTCACGGAGAACGGCGAGCGCTTCCTCGTCAACTGGGAGAAGGGACAGAAGACAGGATTTTTCCTCGACCAGCGCGAAAACCGCGAACTGGTGAAACGCTATGCGAAGGGCCGCACGGTGCTCAACACCTTCTGCTATACGGGCGGCTTCTCGGTCTACGCTCTTTCGGGCGGCGCCAAAGAGGTCTGCTCGGTGGACTCCTCGGAGCGCGCCGTGGCGCTGGCCGCCGAGAACATGCAGCTCAACTTCGGCGACAGCGCGGCCCACTCGGAGGTCGCCGCCGACGCCGTGGAGTACCTCAAGGACATCGGCGACCGATACGACCTCATCATCCTCGACCCGCCGGCCTTCGCCAAGCACCACAAGGTGCTGGGCAACGCCATGCAGGGCTACAAGCGGCTCAACGCCCGGGCGCTGTCGCAAATCCGCCCCGGCGGCATCCTCTTCACCTTCTCCTGTTCGCAGGCGGTGTCCAAGGAGCTGTTCCGCACGACGGTCTTTTCGGCCGCGGCCATCGCGGGGCGCAAGGTGCGCATCCTGCACCAGCTGACCCAGCCCGCCGACCACCCGATCAACATCTACCATCCCGAGGGCGAATACCTCAAAGGGCTGGTACTCTACGTAGAATAA